The Pyrus communis chromosome 5, drPyrComm1.1, whole genome shotgun sequence region aattcccaagaattcatAGAACTATGAGTATTTTAGGTTTATATCTCTGGTTACATATGATCGTGATATATGAGAATTTTTCGCTTTAAAAGTCATTTTCTCAAAGTTTAAGGTACAAACGAACATGGACAAGACACAGATGATGATGAGTATGATTGGTGTAATCTCTGATAGTATAAGAGCATGACACGTATGTATCTGCCGTGATTTCAATAGTTAATTGTATAAAGTACAGCAGATTTGGACAAAAGATGCAGAACTTTTGAGTATCGATGAGGGTATATAACACAGGAGCATCGCATCTGTTGCCGACGTGCCATATGTACTGTAGATAACTTTAGTTTTGAGCTGATTAATTTCAAGTTTGAAATTGAAGTgtgaacaaattttaaaaaattccaCATATTGTTGGCCATTGTATGTCTACCAACCctaattatctttttttttttttttttttttttttgaagaaaccCTAATTATCTTGTCGCTATGTGGTCATCGATCGTAATAGAAAGTAATGGAATAAACCACTAATTATCTTGTCTTTAATAGAATAAACCACTAAACAAACCTATTGGGGATGAAATGATCATAAAGGTAGCCGACAATAATAGTCACTAACAACGGTGGACTAAGGAGAAAAGCCAATCTTATAGAATTTTAGGGTTAGTATTTCTTAATGATTATGATGGGAACGCCAGAGGCTAGGACTAAAGATAGCAATTCAATCCTTTAAACTCAATAACCGTGAAAAACCGCTTGAATGGGGCGAGTTTGGAGATGAATATTCGGATATGGATAAAAACAAGAAATATTATCTGGTTACgattttggatatggttatataGGTCCCTGATTCGTATCTGGCTCCGAATCTGTCAAGAATAATAtaatctaatatatatattcacaaGTATTGAAATTACTTGATAATTTGTTCTGTCGTTCTACCGGTTTGTTTTTGTTATCCCTTCCCTTTTTTTCCGTACCAATTTGCTTAACTTGCTATCTATTAGGTTTATCATGAACACCTCCAAAATATGTTATGCTTTCGATGACTTGGATGTGAATATTTAATGACAAAATTAGCATCTATTAAATTATAATGTGTTggttaaacaattttttttttttttttgcattgacGAGATAAATATAATTGTTAGGTGATGAGAAATTTGTTACCCGGTATATATGATTTCGGATAATCTTCAACTGTTAATTTGTCATTTTGAGTGTGGTTAATCTTTATGATGGTAGAGATTGATACGATATTTTCGTTTGCAAACCAAATCGTTGTAATATCTAGCTAGGGCATGTTAATACTGTACTGATTGGTCGTATACCTACGGGACCCACCGCATAAATTATGGCACATGGGATGGGGTGGGATGGCACCTAACCGGAGCAAGTTCATTCGGACCAGTTTTTCTGCCGCCATATTAACAGGGACCATTGGTGTTTTGTCGGTCGCATGCTCACATGCTCACATGCTCACATGCCTGCATATATATACGTCTACCTCTGGCAGCCCTGCACGTTTCGAAACTTCTCCTGTCCTGTAGcatcaaagaaacaacaaacATTTATACTTAACTgctcaaagaaagaaataaaaattactaCTCAAAGGTTagatttttgtgtgtataatCAGAAcagtttatattataaatcacttaaTAAGGATAGTCtcagtaaaaaaataattaagactCAGGTTCTTTAGTTATCATACTATATATaaacagttaaacaaaattggtaaaaatattACAAACTGTCTACATATTTgttacaatagattgactaaagttttaattctttttttttttcgcagaGACAATCTTTGACATAATGATTCATAATATGTCAGGTTCTCATCATAAGTACAAAACTCTGTGATtcgaacataaaaaaaaatttaagttgaaGTTTTTACACATTCTTGAGTAgccaaattgttcaacaacaaATACTAACTGACAGTCAAACCGTCCTGTTTTACTTTTAGGGCCAGCATGCAGTCATGAAGTGGGGAGGGAGATCTTATCCATAAAACTATCATCCTATTTCTACACCATTGATTCCTTTTCCACGGCTTAGCCTTAGAGATTGGATTGTATTTTACTCTCACCACTGCAAATATGAATGGTATGTAATTGATCGATCGATTGTTTTGTTCGGAAAGATAAGATTAGAACGTTTGTAACACCACACATGAGAGATAAGCTAACCCTCTGTAGATGATTAATACCAAAAGGTATAACTAGTACTATGACATGGTTGAAGTTTTCTATACGTCAAAAATTAATCATGAGCATAATCCATTAGTATTAGCAGCCCAAAACACACGCAGCAATGTCATAGTCTCATGGATTGAATGATAAACAACACGATGCCATAGATTGTCatcttttagggtttttagCTATGATGTATACTGGTCATTTCTAATCCACACAAAAACCGCGTTTTCCACACTCCATGGCTGATGCAATTGCATGCACTTCCAATTGCTAGACGTTGATAGCGCAGAGGGCGGTGGTAACTTTCTGTGAACCAATGGTTAATTGGCAATGGTGCAGGTTTAGATTTTTGCGAATCTAAATAGTAGGCCATGTGTAAGTTATGCAACGTATATTTGAGGGTTCTTTGAAAGATAATAGAATCCACCAATTATATATCTTCCCTCCCCTTGGGATCTATCAATGCACAAAGTGaacaaaaagtaaattaaatttGGAAGCAAAGCAATTACCGAGTTTTGTTCGAGCTAGCaacattttcacttatttttttattttaatctttttatttttatttatgtcacggatattttatttgtacaaaaaacaaaaaaatgtaattaTTTGTAAGGTGGCGTGCAAAATGGtgcactttttcttttctttacttattTTACTGAACTGGAAAGATAGAGCGAGTTTTTGCTTTAGGGATTAGGTGATTGTGAGCATTACACTGTAGTTGAATGATTGTGATTTAATCTGTGTTTGTTTGAGTCTAAATCAGAGATAACAACGTGTTACACAAAGTTTATTATTAAAATccaaatattaataataattaatgtgtTGGTAATGCTCACCTAGACTGGTGAGCATAAATGCTCTCCAAAAGATATGGCGAATCTTTTTAATTTGTTCGGACAAAGGTTCTACTCTAGAATACAAGAAAACTTTCATTGTAACAAGAACACGGATAGTACACCACGTGTCTTATGTAAGTAgcggaaaattttattttttaagttattaacattttaacacacatatcccaccatttgtatagtaacacgtgatgtatcaccTCGTGTGCtagtcacactgaaaaatttctcctcgaATTCAACCAGCGCTTAGCAATCCATGCATAAAATGAAAGTAGTACTTCCGGTGGGTTTTTTATGCATGTCTAAGAATCTGATCAAGGAAGAGAGCCTCCCTGAAGCTTTCTCATTTGCAATTCCAGTACGTTCCCCTTAATCTTCCTTATAAACGAACTAAGGTCCCACCTtccatttgtttgtttgtttgtttaattaattaattaattttttaatcaagTAAGATATGTTCATTGCATTAAAAACTAGCCTCAATAAGAATTGGATAAACAAGTAACAGGGCCAAGCAAAATGAGAACGGTAACCAAAGATACAACGGGAGGTCCACAGAAGCTTAAGCTCGAAGgctgcaaaaattaaaaataaaaaaaccctaatctctTGCAGAAAAAACCACACTACCGCCACCGACACATCTTCGGAGGAAGCCAAATTCCGAACCGAGAAAGTAGACATCAGATCGAAGTCTCTTCACGAACCCCttcaaatatatacaaataaagAAACATATGGGTAGAGAGTGAGGCTAAGAGGTATGTAAAATACACAACACTTGGCCTTTATGGGGATCCGACATGCCGGTTTGAGGAAGGGAAGTGAAGGAGGGCAGTAGATATGATATCTAATTTCTATTAAGAGCCTGCCGATTCGAGCACATGGTGGGATGGAGATAAAGTATCACAGCTAGGGAGGGGGAGGAACGAAAATTTAAAGACCAAAAGTAATAAAAGCGGGCAAAATGTGACGGATAAGAAGCATGAAGCCCAAATATGAGACAAGCTCAGGAGATGTTGAGACCCGGCTCAAGAAAAATTGAGATAAAACTCAAAGGATAACCGAGAATGAAAACGAAGGAAGGAGACTAgaaaaggagaaggaagaaaaagtgGATGCAGGAAGGGAGAAAGTGAAGAGGATATGACAgcggaggaaaataaggaaaaggTAAAAAAGATAAGAGGAAATGAGGGGAAAAAAGGAATAATGCGCTGCTGCCTGGCCCGAGCAAAGCAAGGGGTGGCGGCTGAGCAGTTCAcatggagaaagagagagaccgTATCTTGGTTTGCCTCGTTATCTTAAAGCAGTTCCAGCGTGTGAAACCTCCCCCCAGGCAATACACTATGCTATCCACCCAGTGAATAGTAAtcaccttttgcatctccaccgttgcatttcaatagccctgacaataggcaataaaatattagtatttttttatttataaaataatacaaaataattttaattgtaatttcggataagatttttaatcgttctcattGTGCCACGTTTCATTATCCGAAaagttattaaataatacaaaataattttatttgtaattttgaataaaatttttaatcgttTTCGTTGCACTACTTGTCATAAAATcggaaaagacaattattggtgatggatttctgataaaaATTTTAATCGCACTCgttacaccacgtgtcattatccgaaaatacaattattggtaatggatttctgataagattattaaccaatcacgttgcgccacgtgtcataatatgtttacaatatttgaggatagatttccatcatatttttaacaaatgactGCATGCCAcgttatccgaaaatacaattattggtgatggatttctgataagattattaaccaatcacgtcgcgccacgtgtcataatctgtttacaatctttgaggatggATTTctatcagatttttaacgaatgacgacatgccacgtgacattatctacaacctaatcatttctgaatcctctatataatctaccatccatcctcacaaatctcacaccaattttctcaagatctctatcattattcatagtttttgcttccttcaccaaaatctctatcattattcatagtttctgcttcctttttcacaaaaatctctatcattattcatagtttctgcttatttcttacaatgtcttcttcttcctcaaagatGATGTGGGAACTCAATCATCAAGAGTAAGAATtatttaaccaatcagaaggaatgttcaatctccaggtggcaaaaaatgaaagggaagaggatgaaaagtgtagaatgagagATGACAAAGCAAGAATgagcagagcctcacattcccgtcgagtcatccaagttgtggctcagatctgcagaCTCAGCTATTCtgaaaaccttgatagaagcaggcaacgacgaggtacgaaactcttggacgattattttctccgtaatagtgcattccctaaTATGTACTTTAGacatcgttttagaatggaacaacatttgttcaacaaaatcatgattgttatttgcaaccatgattcttactttgtgcaaaagaatgatgcttttggtgctatagGTCTCATTCctcagcaaaaaattactgctgcattccggatgcttgcatatggagtatctgcagaccaagtggataaGATAAAGAGGATGGAGAAATCAATCATTCTTGAGTCCTTGATGAGGTTTTGcagagcaatcgaatctatctacaccgcagaGTATCTCCGGAAACCTACTGacatggacttgcaaaggcttctgaatAAGGCCGAGATACGTGGTTTTCCTGGAATGATTGGAAGCATtaattgtatgcactggacgtggaaaaactgtccaagtgcatggtaAGGCGCTTATGGGGACAACAAaagagcaaaaagtatcattttggaggcggtggcatcttttgatacatggatttgacaCGTCTTTTTTGGGGTTccaggagctcaaaatgacctcaacgtccttacccaatccccagtgtttaacgatgtcctgcaaggaaaggaaccaaaagtcacgtactgcgtcaacggacgtatgtaaGACGAGCCATACTACTTAGCAAacgacatttacccaaggtggttaacatttgtcaaaacaatgccacgtccgcgaagtgcaaaggaaaatgaCTTTGCAAGCtatcaagaggggtgcaggaaggatgtggagcgttattttggtatcctccaagctcgctgggcgatcgtTAGGGGTGCTACCAGATtatttgatgtagagtcgcttcgatccatcatgatgacgtgcatcattcttcacaacatgattatggaagatgagtacgattatgatgccgttgatgaatatgagccagacacgatgaacaatttaagaacacgtatatattgcaCTCATGACACCACCGAAGAACCTGTGCAACAGGAGTCATtagaaagggatggacgttacaatgaattggtCATCCAATGATATACTGCACTTCAAAGGCCATGTATGCACAATGCCCGGCAaaatgacttgatagagcactaGTGgacattgaaacaagctgaagataattaagttcatttagtgtgtttgtttttatttggtgtgtttatttaattttagttggtgtgttttttttagttcagCTTTAGTGAGTTTTGTATTATtcggtatgtttatgtaattttatttagtttgtttttgtcatttgaataaatattctcttagtataaataacttaccaaattcaataaatttactctaactttaaataaagtactaaattcaataaattggaaacaacataaagtactatattcaataaataataaattacaacccaaaatgattggaaaattatgggctccgattacaaaaactactctattcatcatcacttaaccaatttatggtgctaggatgatcttctcttgtggtgctaaGACCATCTTGTcttgctctcgcttctcttgcacgtctccttcgcaccacgtccgctttctccgacttccaaaaatatttataatttggAGACTTCCTTTCTAAAGGCGTGCTCATGATAGgtttaaaagcacaccacaaagtagaaCACAAATgttttttccttattaacactaagatttgtcaattgtagcatatgaaaataagggtctttctaGCAAAAGATTGTTTAATCTaattacttaaaatgtcacaaaaacttgGCTGCTGTCCCTACTAACCagccaccaaaaaataattattagaccaacttacacttatctaaagtctatgaaattttatatgaagaaaCTAGACACACAAAGCTACACTCACAaaaaattttgggatttttggtgttgatttgatatttaaattaaatcaaacaaaaacaagacagagacatattttaaataataaaaatagattgtaGTTCACAAGTTAagaaaacgagttaggggaagtgttatccaccaccaaataatcatgcaaacatgctatttttcattcaaattccttctatttccggatgaagatgctcaagttggctcaatgttagaactcaatcTATTACTCTTttttatgtagtatgttaagggaatgacgttttcaacttaacttagtccttaacatgcaatctagaattgcgtgttcatagatttaacaagtagaaatcattaagaacgaaaagagttcgagtcatcacaaggcatcctAAGTACTAGCGTTGTTTTACTTATCCTataaattgattcacatgttaatcgcaattaacaagtactactctagaacatatgtaggtcctcattcgacaagggcagtcacacacatattcatagcattagaatcctagatatgcttactaagtatacatccatagaaaacacgtaaagaattcatcaatgagacaaatagtgaaccaattttcatccattcataaaagtaattcaaacgaaatgtcataacgaacttgcaatcatatttggggcttcaaacagcccctaactactaaaaatttagttacacaatccttaaattaaaacaaaagatagacaagagtttgagaaaatagaaccgaaagaaatcgactaaggctcttttttttctttccttcgccaacactacttttaaaccaattcttgctgcatcattttcttttccttaactcacccactaatagccatttagtgatgacaataagtgggaggaaatggtaaaacaattgtaactccttgggtagcctttatgtCAAATACTCCCTCTTAATCATTATCTTTAATTCTATTCCCTTTTATATTTGAATAAgtgtcagctggtttgttcttgattgcatcagttttggctgctagatttattgctttcttgtcagttacaaattgctcagcctcttgggaatcttttagtgttaaaacggccataacttctagaaaaatgatattaacaatccgcgaaatgctccagaaaatagacatctgtagctttccaagcatataaggctcattctctaattcattctgagttgtccgcaacttgcttccaaagtcagctgacctgcacaggcagttttgacgaatttgttacttaaaatcccacttgtgttatttttcttttctttgcttaacaaatcctacaaaacacaaaaacaaagtaaataactcaaaaatataaggaactaactaagaaaagacaagtgaatttgatataaaatatatataaatatgagcttctcagttcataatctcacgatcttgttgagccattctttcttttctaacatgttccctttcttgcctaagtagctctctttctctctcattagcttgaaattcCCTCTCAATAGCTACATCTTTTGCCTCAtttctagccttatcagcctcaaatttCGCCATTTCcacgccaaagtcaattcaccttggcgagcaagttcttctatgtactttgcataatcattcttggaagcactcccttttctctttgaagccttcttacctttaggcctaattggataacaggTCGAACTCGAtgcttgttcagggaggggcgtttcgggcatttcttctgcatcatcttcatgaataTGCAAgccatgatcgggtgtagagtgtagaggggtgctgttcatgaaaacttctggaccgacatgcacaactctgaatttaggacaatctttgacaatattccaacattcctaccggttgaatgatttatttttgtttttggttttggcaccGTACCAAacttgtgcttgaagttgctacacaatgcgggagaagaaataattataataaaagtaggtaacaaataaataatacaaacaaataattataatgtaagtaggtaacaaataaataatataaacaaataattataatgtaaatttgggtatagtacaaacaaataaataatatattgttacctgattcgagtaattttccccacttcgaatattattactggcttgtgccaaggcgtctctccacgtactaaacgattggctaagtaatttccaacgactggacatcgattctttggttattttcccaccaattttctcaagataattggtatgaataagactcc contains the following coding sequences:
- the LOC137734579 gene encoding uncharacterized protein, whose product is MFNLQVAKNEREEDEKCRMRDDKARMSRASHSRRVIQVVAQICRLSYSENLDRSRQRRGTKLLDDYFLRNSAFPNMYFRHRFRMEQHLFNKIMIVICNHDSYFVQKNDAFGAIGLIPQQKITAAFRMLAYGVSADQVDKIKRMEKSIILESLMRFCRAIESIYTAEYLRKPTDMDLQRLLNKAEIRGFPGMIGSINCMHWTWKNCPSAW